The following proteins are co-located in the Waddliaceae bacterium genome:
- a CDS encoding CPBP family intramembrane metalloprotease, with the protein MEEHINKFFISFAIAIVTTLLAWKKGFFRIDTPEKGRISLWEALFAFVICLVVVPFVTTFIIYAVSAILSLDIIEKFHGWMVVLTICVTFITIVAYTLGVVERKAVKQIFGDFTMKNVAIGALTWCVAAPVVIATVELCAIVVLYITGTVEGEQSAVTQFRATMEYPVLKAVMAVMIVTIVPFTEELLFRGYLQNFLKKITSRSVAIIVTALIFTMFHYSYGIGMKNIVLLSGLFVFSIALGYICERQKSLWAAITLHMIFNAVTITALF; encoded by the coding sequence ATGGAAGAACATATTAACAAATTTTTTATTTCTTTCGCCATAGCAATAGTGACTACATTATTGGCATGGAAGAAGGGTTTTTTTCGTATCGATACGCCTGAAAAGGGGCGTATATCACTGTGGGAGGCACTCTTCGCCTTCGTGATATGTCTTGTCGTTGTGCCTTTCGTTACTACCTTTATAATATATGCTGTTTCCGCTATATTATCATTGGATATCATAGAGAAATTCCACGGATGGATGGTCGTGTTGACGATATGCGTCACCTTCATAACCATTGTAGCATATACTTTAGGCGTCGTAGAAAGAAAGGCGGTGAAGCAGATTTTCGGGGACTTTACGATGAAGAACGTCGCCATCGGAGCTCTTACGTGGTGCGTCGCTGCTCCCGTCGTCATAGCAACGGTGGAGCTTTGTGCTATTGTCGTCTTATATATCACAGGGACAGTCGAAGGGGAGCAGTCCGCTGTAACACAGTTTAGAGCGACGATGGAATATCCCGTCCTTAAAGCTGTAATGGCGGTGATGATCGTAACTATAGTGCCTTTCACCGAGGAACTTCTCTTCAGAGGGTATCTACAGAATTTTTTGAAGAAAATAACAAGCCGTAGCGTGGCGATAATAGTGACGGCGCTGATATTTACTATGTTCCACTATTCGTATGGCATTGGGATGAAGAATATAGTGCTGTTATCCGGACTCTTTGTCTTTAGCATAGCACTAGGATATATATGCGAAAGACAGAAAAGCCTGTGGGCAGCGATAACACTACATATGATCTTTAATGCCGTCACTATAACTGCTTTATTTTGA
- a CDS encoding serpin family protein, whose translation MNTFFKGIIIAFMVFTAQFACADEGLNTEQNHDPLTSVVEGNTRFAIDMYKVLASEGDGNLFFAPYSVSSAMAMTAAGAVGDTEKEIFDALRLPSYSEDLHTCFSELVNILHRPSSSKVVSANALWSQEGMHILPSFVETTQQYYRAHVDTLDFIRNKKYAVATINGWVAENTNDKILDILTEQDVSDSTRLVLVNALYFKGSWQHPFRAENTIEDPFYVSTEVTTMAEMMNQTTKIPYHKGEGYSVVALPYQEESSEIPGYAMVIIVPDDYNGITAVEENLDIETVMNDYASLEPTKVQLSMPKFSMRKKVLLNEVLQQMGMVTPFTGDADFSDINGFGDLSISKVIHETFIDVDEEGTEAAAATAVTMNLTSVYSPEPAVVVRADHPFMAFIVDQATGSILFMGKVVNPKE comes from the coding sequence ATGAACACATTTTTCAAAGGAATTATTATAGCGTTTATGGTCTTTACAGCACAGTTCGCCTGCGCTGATGAAGGACTTAATACTGAACAGAATCACGACCCTCTTACTTCCGTTGTCGAAGGCAACACGCGCTTTGCTATTGATATGTATAAAGTCCTCGCTAGCGAAGGCGATGGCAACCTTTTCTTCGCACCGTATAGCGTATCATCTGCGATGGCGATGACAGCCGCCGGCGCCGTCGGCGATACCGAGAAAGAGATATTCGACGCTCTACGTCTACCTTCTTATTCCGAAGACCTACACACCTGCTTCTCCGAGCTTGTAAACATATTACATAGACCTTCATCATCGAAGGTCGTTTCCGCCAATGCTCTATGGAGTCAAGAGGGGATGCACATCCTTCCGAGTTTCGTCGAAACAACACAACAGTATTATCGTGCACATGTCGACACCCTAGATTTTATAAGAAACAAAAAATACGCCGTAGCAACAATAAACGGCTGGGTTGCTGAAAATACCAACGATAAAATCCTCGATATCCTTACAGAACAAGACGTCAGCGACAGCACACGACTAGTACTCGTCAATGCCCTATATTTCAAAGGGTCATGGCAACATCCTTTCAGAGCCGAGAACACCATAGAAGACCCTTTCTATGTGTCGACAGAGGTTACGACGATGGCCGAGATGATGAACCAGACAACAAAAATTCCGTATCACAAAGGCGAAGGGTATTCTGTCGTAGCACTTCCTTACCAAGAAGAATCTTCAGAAATACCAGGATATGCTATGGTGATAATCGTCCCTGACGACTACAACGGCATCACTGCAGTCGAAGAAAACCTCGATATCGAGACGGTGATGAACGACTACGCATCTCTTGAGCCAACAAAAGTGCAGCTGTCGATGCCGAAGTTCTCCATGAGGAAAAAAGTCCTTCTCAATGAAGTTCTTCAGCAGATGGGGATGGTTACGCCTTTTACCGGCGATGCCGACTTCTCCGACATCAACGGTTTCGGCGACCTTTCGATAAGCAAGGTAATCCATGAGACTTTTATCGATGTCGACGAAGAAGGCACAGAAGCCGCCGCTGCTACTGCCGTGACGATGAATCTTACAAGCGTCTATAGCCCCGAGCCGGCTGTCGTCGTCCGCGCCGACCATCCTTTTATGGCGTTCATCGTAGACCAGGCGACAGGAAGCATATTATTTATGGGAAAGGTAGTAAATCCTAAGGAGTGA
- a CDS encoding cysteine desulfurase has translation MTQRNIYLDNNATTPLDPNIRDVLIAELGDAPTNPSSIHHYGQQARKKLTAARRTVAEFLGVKPQEIVFTSSGTEALNMVIRGIAKKHTTGHIVTTALEHAAVYNTVKDLESHGYEVTYLTTGEHGAVTAEDVKEAMRHDTMMVVVMAVNNETGVKSEVEAIANIAEEAKVPFVVDAVASLGKEDVIIPKGVSAMCFSGHKIHAPKGVGMAYISKKLKISPLLTGGGQEHGLRSGTENVESIVAFAEAIKLLQDNGTKYYNMMELLRDRLEEGIKAKVQGVVVNGTGPRISNTTNLAFEGIDGETLIMNLDIAGVAVGYGAACSSGALEPSRVLVNMGLPTKRVRSSLRFSVSRLTTEEDVDNAVDIIAETVATMNKNI, from the coding sequence ATGACACAAAGAAATATATACCTAGACAACAACGCTACAACGCCTTTGGACCCGAATATCCGCGATGTCCTCATTGCGGAGCTCGGTGATGCTCCAACAAACCCCTCGAGTATACATCACTACGGGCAGCAGGCACGCAAAAAGCTGACAGCAGCACGTAGGACGGTAGCGGAATTCCTTGGTGTCAAACCACAAGAGATTGTCTTCACCTCCAGCGGCACCGAAGCTTTGAATATGGTGATACGTGGCATCGCGAAAAAACATACCACAGGGCATATCGTAACCACAGCACTGGAACACGCCGCTGTATATAATACCGTAAAAGACCTGGAAAGCCATGGCTACGAGGTGACATACCTAACCACTGGAGAGCATGGCGCCGTCACCGCCGAAGACGTCAAAGAGGCCATGCGCCACGATACTATGATGGTCGTCGTCATGGCAGTAAACAACGAGACGGGCGTAAAAAGCGAAGTCGAAGCCATCGCCAACATCGCAGAAGAAGCTAAAGTACCTTTTGTAGTCGATGCTGTAGCTTCGCTAGGAAAAGAAGACGTCATCATCCCAAAAGGTGTCTCGGCGATGTGTTTCAGCGGACATAAAATCCACGCCCCTAAAGGTGTCGGCATGGCATATATATCAAAAAAACTTAAGATATCACCACTGCTAACAGGCGGCGGACAAGAGCACGGTCTGCGCAGCGGCACAGAGAACGTCGAAAGTATCGTCGCCTTCGCCGAAGCGATAAAACTTTTACAAGATAACGGCACAAAATATTACAACATGATGGAACTATTGCGTGATAGGCTCGAAGAAGGAATAAAAGCAAAAGTTCAAGGTGTCGTCGTCAATGGCACAGGACCACGGATTTCTAATACCACAAACCTTGCCTTCGAAGGCATCGACGGTGAGACGCTTATCATGAACCTCGACATCGCTGGCGTCGCCGTAGGATACGGCGCAGCATGCTCGTCAGGGGCTCTAGAGCCTTCGAGAGTGTTGGTGAATATGGGGCTTCCAACAAAACGAGTGCGTTCGTCGTTACGCTTTTCAGTGAGTAGGCTTACGACAGAAGAAGATGTCGATAATGCCGTCGATATCATCGCAGAAACAGTAGCGACAATGAATAAAAATATATAA
- a CDS encoding MazG family protein: MGDISKLTDVLETLLGPEGCPWDKKQTMASMREAVVEEVYELIEAIDAEDGDDILEELGDLLFTVIFLCKMAEKEKKITLPQVVRGVADKLIRRHPHIFGDADVADVDGVVDQWDKIKAEEKKHRKHVLDGIPRGLPVLERAQEVIKRARKIEYTPLKGEDTDLFVTEEELGEELLNIVAKAQSSGFNAAGSLRKVLTHHERRIRS; encoded by the coding sequence ATGGGCGATATATCGAAACTGACTGACGTCCTCGAAACCCTTTTAGGTCCTGAGGGGTGTCCGTGGGACAAAAAACAGACGATGGCATCTATGCGCGAAGCCGTAGTCGAAGAGGTGTACGAGCTTATAGAGGCTATCGACGCCGAAGATGGCGATGACATCCTCGAAGAACTTGGCGACCTTCTTTTCACCGTGATATTCTTATGTAAGATGGCCGAAAAAGAGAAAAAAATAACTCTGCCGCAAGTTGTTCGTGGTGTCGCCGACAAGCTAATACGTCGACACCCACATATCTTCGGAGACGCCGACGTCGCCGACGTCGATGGCGTCGTCGACCAGTGGGACAAGATAAAAGCAGAAGAGAAAAAACATAGAAAACATGTCCTCGATGGCATACCACGAGGGCTTCCAGTGCTAGAACGCGCACAAGAAGTGATAAAACGTGCTCGGAAGATAGAATACACCCCTCTTAAAGGCGAAGATACAGACCTTTTCGTAACAGAAGAAGAACTCGGCGAAGAGCTCCTCAATATCGTCGCCAAAGCGCAGTCTTCAGGCTTCAATGCTGCTGGCTCCCTGCGAAAAGTCTTAACTCACCACGAAAGAAGAATAAGGAGCTAG